In Leptolyngbya sp. 'hensonii', the following are encoded in one genomic region:
- a CDS encoding nucleotidyltransferase domain-containing protein: MGKFSADAMQRYILTAKQREQQTLQRRQDRQAQAMMIASTAAQLLRDLFGASRVVVFGSLVSDRFNEASDIDLAVWDLPESRYFQAVGKLQGLSELAIDLVRVETASADLLGAIGQGTEL, from the coding sequence ATGGGCAAGTTCTCAGCAGACGCAATGCAGCGCTATATTCTCACTGCTAAGCAGCGAGAACAACAAACCTTGCAAAGGCGGCAGGATCGTCAGGCCCAAGCAATGATGATTGCCAGCACAGCAGCACAACTCCTGCGTGATTTGTTTGGAGCCAGCCGGGTTGTGGTGTTTGGGTCACTGGTGAGCGATCGGTTTAATGAAGCATCTGATATTGACCTGGCGGTTTGGGACTTACCTGAGTCGCGCTATTTTCAGGCCGTGGGCAAACTCCAAGGACTCAGTGAGCTGGCGATCGATCTGGTCAGGGTTGAAACGGCAAGTGCAGATTTGCTGGGGGCGATCGGTCAGGGTACAGAACTGTGA